In Amycolatopsis methanolica 239, a single genomic region encodes these proteins:
- a CDS encoding phage holin family protein, giving the protein MSSQEHERNGRDAHGAVPYIPLSPEAESASDGQSIGSLVSQATQHLSTLVRAEVELAKSEVMGEVKKGAKGSVFFIVAGVIGLYSSFFFFFFLGELLSEWLKRWAAFGIVFLLMLLVAGLFGLLGYRKVKKIRAPERTITSVKDTAAALKPRRDTVPEHS; this is encoded by the coding sequence GTGAGCAGCCAGGAGCACGAACGCAACGGTCGGGATGCCCACGGGGCCGTGCCCTACATCCCGCTGAGCCCGGAGGCCGAGTCCGCGTCCGACGGCCAGTCGATCGGCAGCCTTGTCAGCCAGGCCACCCAGCACCTGTCCACGCTGGTCAGAGCCGAGGTCGAGCTGGCGAAGTCCGAGGTGATGGGCGAGGTCAAGAAGGGCGCCAAGGGCAGCGTCTTCTTCATCGTCGCCGGGGTGATCGGGCTCTACAGCTCGTTCTTCTTCTTTTTCTTCCTCGGCGAGCTGCTGTCCGAGTGGCTCAAGCGGTGGGCCGCGTTCGGCATCGTGTTCCTGCTGATGCTGCTGGTCGCGGGGCTGTTCGGCCTCCTCGGCTACCGCAAGGTCAAGAAGATCAGGGCGCCGGAGCGCACCATCACCAGCGTCAAGGACACGGCCGCGGCCCTCAAGCCGCGCCGGGACACCGTCCCCGAACACAGCTGA
- a CDS encoding alpha/beta fold hydrolase, with product MTPPDPSIVRIDGPWAHRDVSANGIRLHVAEAGHGPLVLFLHGFGQFWWTWRHQLTALADAGYHPVAADLRGYGDSDKPPRGYDAWTLAGDVAGLVRALGERQAHLVGHAWGGLLAWTAAALHPRVVASVTVLGGAHPMALRSAIGRTAFRRKGSNQARALAHLFRFQVPMAPERWLTEDDGANLEGLLRAWSGPRWTATRDFDTSAAMFREAVRIPGVAHSALEYYRWAFRAQFRGEGRRFASAVGTRVASPVLQIHGAADPCVLPETARASAPWRGPHSALEELPDVGHFPQLEAPAETTKALLDFLAKA from the coding sequence ATGACGCCGCCCGACCCGTCCATCGTCCGGATCGACGGGCCGTGGGCGCACCGCGACGTGTCCGCGAACGGCATCCGGCTGCACGTCGCCGAGGCCGGGCACGGGCCGCTGGTGTTGTTCCTGCACGGCTTCGGGCAGTTCTGGTGGACCTGGCGGCACCAGCTCACCGCCCTCGCCGACGCGGGTTACCACCCAGTGGCGGCCGACCTGCGCGGCTACGGCGATTCGGACAAACCCCCACGCGGCTACGACGCGTGGACGCTCGCCGGTGACGTCGCCGGCCTGGTCCGCGCGCTCGGCGAACGGCAGGCGCACCTGGTCGGGCACGCATGGGGCGGGCTGCTGGCCTGGACGGCGGCCGCGCTGCACCCGCGGGTCGTGGCGTCCGTGACCGTGCTGGGCGGCGCGCACCCGATGGCCCTGCGCAGCGCGATCGGCCGTACCGCGTTCCGGCGCAAGGGGTCCAACCAGGCGCGGGCGCTGGCGCACCTGTTCCGCTTCCAGGTGCCGATGGCGCCCGAGCGGTGGCTCACCGAGGACGACGGCGCCAACCTGGAGGGCCTGCTGCGCGCCTGGTCCGGCCCGCGGTGGACGGCGACGCGGGACTTCGACACCAGTGCCGCGATGTTCCGCGAAGCGGTCCGGATCCCGGGTGTCGCGCACAGCGCGCTGGAGTACTACCGGTGGGCGTTCCGGGCCCAGTTCCGCGGCGAAGGACGCCGGTTCGCGAGCGCGGTGGGCACGCGCGTGGCGTCGCCGGTGCTGCAGATCCACGGCGCCGCGGACCCGTGCGTGCTGCCGGAGACCGCCCGGGCATCCGCCCCGTGGCGCGGCCCGCACTCCGCGCTGGAGGAACTGCCGGACGTCGGTCACTTCCCGCAGCTGGAAGCACCCGCCGAGACGACGAAGGCGCTGCTGGACTTCCTGGCGAAGGCCTGA
- a CDS encoding MarP family serine protease, with protein MNWVDVLVILLALVAAVSGARQGVVIALPALVGVIGGAILGIRVAPWVVEMFENPAAKVAFAVATVVFLVALGETLGVWLGRRFKYAVKRRFNTDKLTGIDQTLGAIVQAVVVFVVAWLIAVPLTGVAALPGLARAINNSTVLGTVDKAMPPAAEGLPSELRKLLDVSGFPSIVDPFQKTQINDTAPPDTTLQDSAVVQQLRGSVLKIRGTAESCSRTLEGSGFVIAPQRVMTNAHVVAGTETTAVETSTGRLPARVVYFDPEVDVAVLAVPRLDATPLRLAPEPAKAGDSAIVLGYPLDGPYRATPARIRNEITLQGPDIYDSRTVRRDVYTVRAQVRSGNSGGPLVDPQGQVVGVVFGASVEDADTGFTLTGNQVRPVIESAPSLSARVSTGACAA; from the coding sequence GTGAACTGGGTCGACGTCCTGGTCATTCTGCTGGCGCTGGTGGCGGCTGTCTCCGGCGCGCGCCAGGGCGTGGTGATCGCGTTGCCCGCACTGGTCGGCGTGATCGGCGGGGCGATCCTGGGCATCCGCGTCGCCCCGTGGGTCGTCGAGATGTTCGAGAACCCGGCCGCCAAGGTCGCCTTCGCGGTCGCGACCGTGGTGTTTCTGGTCGCGCTCGGTGAGACGCTCGGCGTGTGGCTGGGCCGTCGGTTCAAGTACGCGGTCAAGCGGCGGTTCAACACCGACAAGCTGACCGGCATCGACCAGACGCTGGGCGCGATCGTGCAGGCCGTTGTGGTGTTCGTGGTCGCGTGGCTGATCGCGGTGCCGCTGACCGGTGTCGCGGCGCTGCCCGGGCTGGCGCGGGCGATCAACAACTCGACGGTGCTCGGCACGGTCGACAAGGCGATGCCGCCCGCCGCCGAGGGCCTGCCCAGCGAGCTGCGGAAACTGCTCGACGTCTCCGGGTTCCCGTCCATTGTGGACCCATTCCAGAAGACGCAGATCAACGACACCGCGCCGCCGGACACGACGCTCCAGGACAGTGCCGTGGTGCAGCAGTTGCGCGGCAGCGTGCTGAAGATCCGGGGCACCGCCGAGTCGTGCTCGCGCACGCTGGAGGGCAGCGGGTTCGTGATCGCGCCGCAGCGGGTGATGACGAACGCGCACGTGGTGGCGGGCACCGAGACGACCGCGGTGGAGACGTCGACAGGGCGGCTGCCCGCGCGGGTCGTGTACTTCGACCCCGAGGTGGACGTCGCGGTGCTCGCGGTGCCCCGCCTGGATGCGACGCCGCTGCGCCTGGCGCCGGAGCCGGCGAAGGCGGGCGACAGCGCGATCGTCCTCGGCTACCCGCTGGACGGGCCGTACCGCGCGACGCCGGCCCGCATCCGCAACGAGATCACGTTGCAGGGCCCGGACATCTACGACTCCCGCACCGTGCGCCGCGACGTGTACACGGTGCGGGCGCAGGTGCGCAGCGGCAACTCGGGCGGCCCGCTGGTCGACCCGCAGGGCCAGGTCGTCGGGGTGGTGTTCGGGGCGTCCGTCGAGGACGCCGACACCGGCTTCACGCTGACCGGCAACCAGGTGCGCCCGGTGATCGAGTCCGCGCCGTCACTGAGCGCCCGGGTCTCCACCGGAGCCTGCGCCGCCTGA
- a CDS encoding NUDIX hydrolase, whose product MKGPLVDPESVPAWLRPLVEISGKLDSTAFTRFTPPEDELTRAASVLILFGHGERGPDVLLLRRADTLGSHAGQVAFPGGGADPEDDDAVATALREAEEETGVDPSGVRPVAILPELFIPVSKFAVTPVLAHWHAPSPVHAVDPAETAAVARVPLADLADPANRFQVRRPGTTYKGPAFTVNGLFVWGFTAGLLTVLLELGGWAREWDRGDVRDLDVALRDHLLATD is encoded by the coding sequence GTGAAGGGGCCGCTCGTCGATCCGGAGTCGGTGCCGGCCTGGTTGCGCCCGCTGGTCGAGATCAGCGGGAAGCTCGACTCGACCGCGTTCACCCGGTTCACCCCGCCCGAGGACGAGTTGACGCGCGCCGCGTCGGTGCTGATCCTGTTCGGCCACGGCGAGCGGGGGCCGGACGTGCTGTTGCTGCGCCGCGCCGACACGCTCGGCTCGCACGCCGGGCAGGTGGCCTTCCCCGGCGGCGGCGCGGACCCGGAGGACGACGACGCGGTCGCCACCGCCCTGCGTGAGGCCGAGGAGGAGACCGGCGTCGATCCGTCCGGGGTCCGTCCGGTCGCGATCCTGCCGGAGCTGTTCATCCCGGTGTCCAAGTTCGCCGTGACGCCGGTGCTCGCCCACTGGCACGCGCCGTCGCCGGTGCACGCCGTCGACCCGGCGGAGACGGCGGCCGTGGCGAGGGTGCCGCTGGCCGACCTGGCCGATCCGGCGAACAGGTTCCAGGTGCGCCGGCCCGGGACCACCTACAAGGGCCCGGCCTTCACCGTGAACGGCCTGTTCGTGTGGGGGTTCACCGCGGGCCTGCTGACCGTCCTGCTCGAACTGGGCGGCTGGGCACGTGAGTGGGATCGCGGCGACGTCCGGGATCTTGACGTAGCGTTGCGCGATCATCTGCTCGCGACCGACTGA
- a CDS encoding TlpA family protein disulfide reductase → MTTATRWALVAGVLVLAVIVAVLPQVRSDRPAAGPDLTAARAAAALAPCPSGTGAVAQLAGVRAECLGDGSAVDLGSALAGQVTLVNVWATWCEPCRTELPVLQRYASEPGAVRVLTVQVQSKPDDGLELLTDLGVRLPTVFDGDGGSGPVRSALKVRPALPASYLVTAAGEVRFIESPPTFTDPEQVREVVRRLS, encoded by the coding sequence GTGACGACGGCGACCAGGTGGGCGCTCGTCGCCGGGGTGCTGGTGCTCGCGGTGATCGTCGCGGTGCTGCCGCAGGTCCGCTCGGACCGCCCGGCCGCGGGCCCGGACCTGACCGCGGCCAGGGCCGCCGCCGCGCTCGCGCCGTGCCCGTCCGGCACCGGCGCGGTCGCCCAGCTCGCCGGCGTGCGCGCCGAATGCCTCGGCGACGGGAGCGCCGTCGACCTCGGCAGCGCGTTGGCCGGCCAGGTGACGCTGGTAAACGTGTGGGCCACCTGGTGCGAGCCGTGCCGGACCGAGCTGCCCGTGCTCCAGCGGTACGCGAGTGAGCCGGGCGCGGTGCGGGTCCTCACGGTGCAGGTGCAGAGCAAGCCGGACGACGGGCTGGAGCTCCTGACCGATCTCGGGGTGCGGCTGCCGACCGTGTTCGACGGCGACGGCGGGAGCGGCCCGGTGCGCAGCGCGCTCAAGGTGCGCCCGGCGCTGCCGGCGTCCTACCTGGTCACCGCGGCGGGGGAGGTCCGTTTCATCGAAAGCCCGCCCACCTTCACTGATCCTGAGCAGGTGCGCGAGGTCGTGCGGAGGCTGTCGTGA
- the nth gene encoding endonuclease III, whose amino-acid sequence MLRCLTDAYPDAHCELDFTTPLELLIAVVLSAQTTDVRVNEVTPALFARYRTAADYAGADRTELEELIRPTGFFRAKTNSLMGLGAALVERFDGEVPGKLEDLVTLPGVGRKTANVVLGNAFDVPGITVDTHFGRLVRRWGWTAEEDPVKVEHEVGELIPRKEWTMLSHRVIFHGRRVCHARKPACGACPLARDCPSFGTGPTGFEEAAKLVKGPERDHLLAMVTKQ is encoded by the coding sequence ATGCTTCGTTGCCTCACCGACGCGTATCCGGACGCGCACTGCGAACTCGACTTCACCACACCGCTGGAGTTGCTGATCGCGGTCGTGCTGTCGGCGCAGACCACGGACGTGCGGGTCAACGAGGTGACCCCCGCCCTGTTCGCGCGCTACCGCACCGCCGCCGACTACGCGGGCGCCGACCGCACCGAGCTGGAGGAGCTGATCCGGCCGACCGGCTTCTTCCGCGCGAAGACGAACTCGCTGATGGGCCTCGGCGCCGCGCTGGTCGAGCGGTTCGACGGCGAGGTGCCGGGCAAGCTGGAGGACCTGGTCACGCTGCCCGGCGTCGGGCGCAAGACCGCGAACGTCGTGCTCGGCAACGCCTTCGACGTGCCGGGGATCACGGTGGACACCCACTTCGGCCGCCTGGTGCGCCGCTGGGGCTGGACCGCGGAGGAGGACCCGGTCAAGGTCGAGCACGAGGTCGGCGAGCTGATCCCCCGCAAGGAGTGGACGATGCTCTCGCACCGGGTGATCTTCCACGGCCGCCGCGTCTGCCACGCGCGCAAACCGGCCTGCGGCGCGTGCCCGCTGGCCCGCGACTGCCCCTCCTTCGGCACGGGCCCGACCGGGTTCGAGGAGGCCGCGAAGCTGGTCAAGGGCCCGGAGCGGGACCACCTGCTCGCGATGGTGACCAAGCAGTGA